A window of Proteus columbae contains these coding sequences:
- the cysZ gene encoding sulfate transporter CysZ: MTNLTETNKNLNGFHYFALGWRLITRKGLKRFVILPLLANIIILGSAFWWLYGQIGGMVNWMMEKIPDWLQWLSYLIWPLSVIFILLVFTYFFSTLANIIASPFNGLLAEKLEGQITGIAPPDTGVAGILKDVPRILKRELTKIAYYLPRAIVLLLLYFIPAIGQTVAPVLWFAFGAWMMAIQYNDFPFDNHKISFAEMKSSLKQDKWNNLQFGMIINIFTMIPILNLVIMPVAICGATAMWCDRYRKQHVQDGQW, encoded by the coding sequence ATGACAAATTTGACAGAAACGAATAAAAATTTAAATGGATTTCATTATTTTGCTCTTGGTTGGCGTTTAATTACACGCAAAGGGCTGAAGCGTTTTGTTATCTTACCCTTACTTGCCAACATTATTATTCTCGGAAGCGCTTTTTGGTGGTTATATGGTCAAATTGGTGGCATGGTCAATTGGATGATGGAAAAAATTCCTGATTGGTTACAGTGGTTGAGTTATTTGATCTGGCCATTATCCGTTATTTTTATCTTATTAGTGTTCACTTATTTCTTTAGCACCTTAGCCAACATTATTGCTTCTCCGTTTAATGGATTATTGGCTGAAAAATTAGAAGGCCAAATAACTGGTATTGCCCCACCAGATACGGGTGTTGCAGGTATATTGAAAGATGTTCCACGTATTTTAAAGCGTGAGTTAACTAAAATAGCTTATTATTTACCTCGCGCTATTGTTTTGTTATTGCTCTATTTTATTCCTGCTATCGGACAAACCGTTGCGCCTGTTTTATGGTTTGCTTTTGGTGCTTGGATGATGGCAATTCAATATAATGACTTTCCATTTGATAACCATAAAATTTCATTTGCAGAGATGAAATCTTCGCTTAAACAGGATAAATGGAATAATCTTCAATTTGGTATGATTATTAATATTTTTACCATGATCCCTATTCTAAATTTAGTCATCATGCCAGTTGCGATCTGTGGTGCAACAGCAATGTGGTGCGATCGTTATCGTAAACAACATGTGCAAGATGGACAGTGGTAA
- the zipA gene encoding cell division protein ZipA has product MQQNLRLILIVVGAILIIALLLHGLWIGRKERSKLFRNRPVKRQKQNYQSDENDDEPQYAEVSHQTSTLSSTEKRESEPPIKSEPLHEPEISVVDRDPLMSENQTKGNSHDTSLQQEPSLGVFDVIENEPVPIVRDEPKQAPMVNVASEIKSHVNTVSPSTSFEPLISETTAHVTPVETEASHHAPAEEPKVESAPQATEAEKELVIVLNVSAHHGQMLDGEVLMQSIIQAGFQFGEMNIFHRHLNPTANGPVLFSLANMVKPGTFNIDTMAELTTPGVSMFMMVPSYGDANQNFKLMLLTAQRIASDVGGVVLDDERKLLTPQKIELYKSRIRRTLDLNQ; this is encoded by the coding sequence ATGCAGCAAAATTTGCGTCTGATATTAATCGTTGTTGGTGCGATTTTAATCATAGCTTTGTTATTACACGGCTTATGGATTGGTCGAAAAGAGCGTTCTAAGCTTTTCCGTAATCGCCCAGTAAAACGTCAGAAACAGAATTATCAGTCAGATGAGAACGATGACGAACCACAATATGCTGAGGTTAGTCATCAGACATCAACTTTATCCTCTACTGAAAAGCGGGAGAGTGAGCCACCGATAAAATCGGAGCCTCTACATGAACCTGAAATTTCAGTGGTAGATAGAGATCCATTAATGTCTGAAAACCAAACAAAAGGGAATTCTCACGACACATCATTACAGCAAGAGCCAAGTCTTGGTGTTTTTGATGTTATTGAAAATGAGCCTGTACCGATTGTTAGGGATGAGCCAAAACAAGCTCCTATGGTTAATGTTGCGAGTGAAATAAAATCACACGTTAATACAGTAAGCCCATCAACGAGTTTTGAGCCTTTAATTTCAGAGACAACGGCTCATGTGACTCCTGTTGAAACTGAGGCTTCGCATCATGCTCCGGCTGAAGAGCCAAAAGTTGAATCTGCTCCGCAAGCAACAGAAGCAGAGAAAGAGCTGGTTATTGTTCTAAACGTAAGTGCACATCATGGTCAAATGCTGGATGGTGAAGTGTTGATGCAAAGTATCATTCAAGCTGGATTCCAGTTTGGTGAAATGAATATTTTCCATCGTCATCTCAATCCAACAGCCAATGGGCCTGTGTTGTTTAGTTTAGCGAATATGGTGAAACCAGGAACATTTAACATTGATACGATGGCTGAATTAACGACACCAGGTGTATCGATGTTTATGATGGTGCCATCTTATGGTGATGCTAATCAAAACTTTAAATTGATGTTACTTACGGCTCAACGTATAGCATCTGATGTAGGTGGTGTTGTGCTGGATGATGAACGCAAACTCTTAACACCACAAAAAATCGAGCTTTATAAATCTAGAATTCGTAGGACGCTGGATTTAAATCAATAG
- a CDS encoding DUF3820 family protein translates to MLEKQHLIDIANTQMPFGKYKGRMLVDLPEEYLLWFAKKGEFPEGKLGQLMEMTLAIKIEGLEGLLKPLKR, encoded by the coding sequence ATGTTAGAGAAACAGCACCTTATCGATATAGCAAACACTCAAATGCCATTTGGTAAGTACAAAGGGCGTATGTTGGTTGATTTACCTGAAGAATATTTATTGTGGTTTGCAAAGAAAGGCGAGTTTCCTGAAGGTAAGCTTGGTCAACTTATGGAGATGACCTTAGCAATTAAAATTGAAGGTCTAGAAGGGTTATTAAAGCCATTAAAGCGGTGA
- the ligA gene encoding NAD-dependent DNA ligase LigA has protein sequence MNKNTQQKIDKLRVTLRHHEYLYHVMDAPEIPDAEYDRLMNELKALEAEHPELITSDSPTQRVGALPLTAFEQVRHEIPMLSLDNAFDETSYLAFDKRLRDRLKNSEEITFCCELKLDGLAVSLLYENGVLVQAATRGDGTTGENITENVRTIKAIPLRLYGEDIPARIEIRGEVFMNEKGFEYLNEEARRTGGKVFANPRNAAAGSLRQLDPRITAKRPLTFFCYGVGVLEGGELPTSHYERLQQFKKWGLPVSDAVKLCTGSKAVLDFYHHVEEVRPNLGFDIDGVVIKVDDIALQEELGFVSRAPRWAIAYKFQAQEQMTIIKDVEFQVGRTGAITPVARLEPVQVAGVVVSNATLHNADEIERLGIRIGDTVVIRRAGDVIPQVVSVIEEKRPDDAQEIVFPTHCPICDSDVERIEGEAVARCTGGLICGAQRKEALKHFVSRRAMDVDGMGDKIIDQLVEKEYVKTPADLFRLDEKILSGLERMGEKSAKKLITALDKAKSTTFARFIYALGIREVGEATASGLTTHFSTLDELRNADVEALKLVPDVGDVVAKHVVNFFQEEHNKTVIDQLINDAGITWQAPVIVTHEAGDNPFAGKTVVLTGSLSQLTRDEAKDRLVALGAKVSGSVSKKTDMVIAGEAAGSKLVKANELGITVIDEDEMIRLLDQSK, from the coding sequence ATGAATAAAAACACTCAACAAAAAATTGATAAACTTCGCGTTACTCTACGTCACCATGAATATCTCTATCATGTCATGGACGCACCTGAAATACCTGATGCTGAATACGATCGCTTAATGAATGAGCTAAAAGCATTAGAAGCTGAACACCCTGAATTAATTACCTCTGATTCGCCTACACAGCGAGTTGGTGCTTTACCTCTAACGGCATTTGAGCAAGTGAGACATGAAATTCCGATGCTCTCCTTAGATAATGCTTTTGATGAAACAAGCTATCTGGCTTTTGATAAGCGTTTACGTGATCGTTTAAAAAATAGTGAAGAGATCACTTTCTGTTGTGAATTAAAATTAGATGGATTGGCAGTGAGTTTACTTTATGAAAATGGAGTATTAGTACAAGCTGCAACGCGTGGTGATGGCACAACAGGGGAAAATATCACTGAGAATGTGAGAACAATCAAAGCCATTCCACTGCGTTTATATGGTGAAGATATTCCTGCTCGTATTGAAATTCGTGGCGAAGTCTTTATGAATGAAAAAGGCTTTGAATATTTAAACGAAGAAGCGCGCCGCACAGGCGGAAAAGTTTTTGCTAATCCTCGCAATGCCGCAGCTGGCTCATTAAGACAGCTTGATCCTCGTATTACAGCAAAACGTCCATTAACCTTTTTCTGTTATGGTGTCGGTGTACTTGAAGGTGGCGAATTACCTACAAGCCACTATGAGCGCCTACAACAATTTAAAAAGTGGGGATTGCCCGTTAGCGATGCTGTAAAACTTTGCACCGGCAGCAAAGCAGTACTTGATTTTTATCACCATGTAGAAGAAGTTCGCCCCAATTTAGGTTTTGATATTGATGGTGTTGTTATCAAAGTTGATGATATTGCATTGCAAGAGGAACTGGGTTTCGTATCAAGAGCACCACGTTGGGCTATTGCTTATAAATTCCAAGCTCAAGAGCAAATGACGATTATCAAAGATGTCGAATTCCAAGTAGGACGCACTGGAGCGATTACACCTGTTGCACGTTTAGAACCTGTTCAAGTTGCAGGTGTTGTTGTGAGTAATGCAACGTTACACAATGCTGATGAAATTGAACGCTTAGGAATACGCATTGGCGATACGGTCGTTATTCGTCGAGCTGGTGATGTTATTCCTCAGGTTGTCAGTGTGATTGAAGAAAAGCGCCCTGATGATGCTCAAGAGATTGTCTTTCCGACACATTGTCCTATTTGTGATTCTGATGTTGAGCGCATTGAAGGCGAAGCGGTTGCTCGTTGTACTGGCGGCTTAATTTGTGGAGCGCAACGTAAAGAAGCACTTAAACATTTTGTTTCACGTCGAGCTATGGATGTGGATGGAATGGGCGATAAAATTATCGACCAACTGGTTGAGAAAGAATATGTCAAGACACCAGCAGATCTCTTCCGTTTAGATGAAAAAATTCTATCTGGTTTAGAGAGAATGGGTGAAAAATCAGCTAAAAAATTGATCACTGCTTTAGATAAGGCTAAATCAACGACATTTGCACGTTTTATTTATGCACTTGGTATTCGAGAAGTTGGTGAAGCAACAGCAAGTGGATTGACAACACATTTCTCAACCCTTGATGAATTACGAAATGCAGATGTAGAAGCGCTAAAATTAGTCCCTGATGTGGGTGATGTCGTCGCTAAACATGTCGTTAATTTCTTCCAAGAGGAACACAATAAAACGGTTATAGATCAATTGATCAATGATGCCGGTATTACATGGCAAGCGCCTGTTATTGTGACTCATGAAGCGGGTGATAATCCTTTTGCTGGTAAAACCGTTGTGTTAACTGGGTCACTTTCACAGTTAACGCGTGATGAAGCAAAAGACAGATTAGTGGCGTTAGGCGCAAAAGTAAGCGGAAGTGTTTCTAAAAAAACTGACATGGTCATTGCGGGTGAAGCAGCAGGCTCTAAGTTAGTGAAAGCTAACGAATTAGGGATAACTGTTATCGATGAAGATGAAATGATACGATTACTTGATCAATCGAAATAA
- a CDS encoding NupC/NupG family nucleoside CNT transporter: MSSIIHFVLALAVIGALAFVASNNRKGIRLRYIVQLLVIEIALAWFFLNSDVGEGFVRGFAGLFDHLLGYAAQGTEFVFGGMMKGGLAFFFLNVLCPIIFISALIGILQHIKVLPFVIRIIGTVLSKVNGMGKLESFNAVSSLVLGQSENFIAYKDVLGKMSQRRMYTMAATAMSTVSMSIVGAYMTMLDPKYVVAALVLNMFSTFIVLSVINPYAVENEEDIQMGSLHEGQSFFEMLGEYILAGFKVALIVAAMLIGFIALIAAVNAIFSMIFGISFQDCLGYVFYPLAWVIGVPEQDALRVGSVMATKLVSNEFVAMGSLQDIASELTPRSVGILSVFLVSFANFSSIGIVAGAIKGLNEVQGNVVSRFGLKLLFGSTLVSFLSAAIAGLFV; encoded by the coding sequence ATGTCCTCTATCATTCACTTCGTTTTAGCACTCGCCGTTATTGGCGCATTAGCATTCGTTGCGAGTAACAACCGCAAAGGGATCCGTCTGCGTTATATCGTGCAGTTATTAGTTATTGAAATCGCATTAGCATGGTTCTTCCTCAACTCTGATGTTGGTGAAGGTTTTGTTCGTGGCTTCGCTGGATTATTTGATCACTTATTAGGCTATGCCGCACAGGGTACTGAGTTTGTATTCGGTGGCATGATGAAAGGTGGTTTAGCATTCTTCTTCTTGAATGTTTTATGTCCAATTATCTTTATTTCTGCATTAATTGGTATTCTTCAACATATCAAAGTATTACCTTTCGTGATCCGCATTATCGGTACTGTGCTTTCTAAAGTGAACGGTATGGGGAAACTGGAATCATTCAACGCGGTGAGCTCACTGGTTCTTGGTCAATCAGAGAACTTTATTGCCTATAAAGATGTATTAGGCAAAATGTCTCAGCGTCGTATGTACACTATGGCTGCAACAGCAATGTCGACAGTATCTATGTCAATTGTTGGTGCATACATGACAATGTTAGATCCAAAATACGTTGTTGCTGCACTGGTACTGAATATGTTCAGTACATTTATCGTTCTTTCTGTGATTAACCCATATGCTGTTGAAAATGAAGAAGATATTCAAATGGGTAGTCTGCATGAAGGCCAAAGCTTCTTTGAAATGTTAGGTGAATACATCTTAGCGGGTTTCAAAGTTGCATTAATCGTTGCTGCAATGTTGATTGGTTTCATTGCATTAATCGCTGCTGTGAATGCGATTTTCAGCATGATTTTTGGTATCAGCTTCCAAGATTGTTTAGGTTACGTTTTCTATCCATTAGCATGGGTAATTGGTGTGCCAGAACAAGATGCATTACGTGTTGGTAGTGTGATGGCAACAAAATTAGTGTCTAATGAATTCGTTGCAATGGGTAGCTTACAAGATATCGCTTCTGAGTTAACACCACGCTCTGTGGGGATCTTATCTGTATTCTTGGTCTCATTTGCTAACTTCTCTTCAATCGGGATTGTAGCAGGTGCGATTAAAGGTCTGAACGAAGTACAAGGCAACGTTGTTTCTCGTTTCGGTCTGAAATTACTGTTCGGCTCTACATTAGTAAGCTTCTTATCAGCAGCTATCGCAGGTCTGTTTGTTTAA